The following are encoded together in the Culex pipiens pallens isolate TS chromosome 1, TS_CPP_V2, whole genome shotgun sequence genome:
- the LOC120427264 gene encoding high mobility group protein I-like, with protein sequence MSDTEVVEPKKGRGRPANPEKNSVAPKKRAREAASPKDKAAAEDKADKDKAVASDEEPVAKRGRGRPKGAGAVAKKAPKAKKPEAKKGGRGGGGGGRGKKKPAKNESSEEDDDDDDESEEEENESEENDESDS encoded by the exons ATGTCGGACACAGAGGTCGTTGAACCGAAAAAGGGTCGAGGCCGCCCTGCCAACCCCGAAAAG AACAGCGTCGCGCCCAAAAAGCGGGCCCGCGAGGCCGCTTCGCCCAAGGATAAGGCCGCGGCCGAGGACAAGGCCGACAAGGACAAGGCGGTGGCCTCGGACGAGGAACCGGTGGCGAAGCGCGGCCGGGGCAGACCGAAGGGGGCGGGTGCCGTTGCGAAAAAGGCGCCAAAAGCCAAGAAACCGGAAGCGAAAAAGGGAGGACGCGGCGGCGGAGGCGGAGGCCGAGGCAAGAAGAAGCCCGCCAAGAACGAGTCCAGcgaggaggacgacgacgacgacgacgagagcgAGGAGGAGGAAAACGAGAGCGAGGAGAACGACGAGTCCGACTCTTAA